Proteins encoded in a region of the Lathamus discolor isolate bLatDis1 chromosome Z, bLatDis1.hap1, whole genome shotgun sequence genome:
- the LOC136005856 gene encoding hydrocephalus-inducing protein-like, producing MGPDPKEGSQHSVMSSEILVSDFGFSVCLDLVKRLPCCETKTFEVCFDPQSANVPLGKVDVLLPIKVRGGPTFQVRLRAIVAEPSLCLSRDRLEFSSVQSAFFAQSSNSKRVPVRAPQEETIQLHNTSQVPCKWSMSMNEAVKEVDKHLPASEHDKLWEEMRPAPCGFEVLPSGGTLAPGQQCHVQVRFSPTEEKCYRGELQIQICQSSQRLRVPVLGCGLQPRLELSPAELELGPLLPQSHGEEGTVVTLTFSCNVREKQSQTILLSNPSSEAWTLKPIVEGKYWKGPEFIHLEARQKEKAYQVTYRPLTMSCGNKKHQGSIFFPLPDGTGLRYQLEGTAEAPRCSGAISRQVPCRNSHTELIPVSNWLQRPQRFLVVIDMLKPENLESSSVLQGCSYIDVPSSAKKDYQLTFFSYKEGVYRAKVTFLNETTGEYLFHMVTFKVMASGPIGTVEMSTAVRQRVSSTVKVDNPLPVPVTFAINCKVPGVSVPQCEWLQDKPDPAQPLKTGESTGHLVLQSSDLGSLSYNLQLKATSSRPEKPVYFRTTLGSRQTITTKIRNFAQQETKYLLQTDCADFQTAKSISAAPASAGGSELNMEVTFEPCHLGKAKATLQLSSALGGQYCIPLIGLALPPEPQGPFLIPAGGTTSISFRNIFPRATAFQYAVKHPAFSVRAPEMLRAKSSTTITVSFTGGPAPVTSRLTVGSSTLSKLADNTKMCGAAGALEGRDGIQRDLHMLERWPAS from the exons ATGGGGCCTGACCCCAAGGAAGGGTCTCAGCATTCTGTTATGTCTAGTGAGATCCTGGTTAGCGATTTTG gcttcagcgtgtgcctggaccttgtgaagcgcctgccctgctgtgagaccaagacatttgaagtgtgcttCGACCCACAAAGTGCCAACGTGCCCCTGGGAAAggtggatgtgctcctgcccatcaag GTCAGAGGAGGCCCCACGTTCCAGGTCCGCCTCCGTGCCATTGTGGCTGAGCCGTCCCTCTGCCTCtcgagggacaggctggagttctcctctgtccagt CTGCCTTCTTcgctcagtcaagcaacagcaagagggtccctgttcgggcgcca caggaagaaaccatccagctccacaacACGTCCCAGGTCCCCTGTAAATGGTCCATGAGCATGAATGAGGCTGTTAAGGag GTGGACAAACATCTGCCAGCGAGCGAGCATGACAAGCTGTGGGAGGAGATGAGGCCCGCGCCCTGTGGctttgaggtgctgccctcAGGTGGAACCCtcgctccaggacagcagtgccatgtccaagTCCGTTTTTCACCCACGGAAGAG aagtgctaccggggcgagctgcagatccagatttgccagagcagccaacgcCTGCGGGTGCCGGTCCTGGGATGTGGTCTGCAGCCACGGCTGGagttgagccccgcagagctcgagctgggaccgctgctgccacagagccatggggaagaggggacggtggtg accctgactttcagctgcaatgtgcgtgagaagcagagccagaccatcCTCCTGTCGAACCCGAGCAGCGAGGCCTGGACCCTGAAGCCCAttgttgaggggaaatactggaaagggcctgaatttatccatctggaggccaggcaaaaggaaaaggcctaccaggtcacctacagacccctaaccatgagctgtgggaacaagaagcatcag ggctccatcttcttccccctgccggacgggacaggcttacgctaccagctggaaggaactgctgaagcccccaggtgttcaggggccatttcccggcaggttccgtgcaggaattcccacacggagctcatccctgtgtccaactggctgcagagaccacagag GTTCCTGGTGGTTATTGAcatgctcaaaccagagaacctggaaagcagttctgtgctgcaggggtgttcatacatcgacgtgccgagctctgcgaagaaggactaccagctcaccttcttctcctacaaagaaggagtctacagggcaaag gtgaccttccttaacgagacaaccggagagtacttgttccacatggtgactttcaaggtgatggctTCGGGACCCATCGGCACTGTCGAAATGAGCACCGCCGTTCGGCAGAGAGTGTCCTCCACCGTCAAGGTGGacaaccctctgcctgtcccggtgacgtttgccatcaactgcaaagtgccgggcgtcagcgttccaca gtgcgagtggctgcaggacaagcctgatcccgcg cagcccctgaaaacgggtgagagcaccgggcacctggtgctccagagcagcgacttgggctctctgtcttacaacctgcagctgaaagccacctcgagcaggccagagaagcccgtgtatttccgcaccacgctgggctcccgtcagaccatcaccaccaaaatccggaattttgcccagcaggagaccaagtacctcctacag accgactgtgccgacttccagacggcaaaatccatcagtgcggcacccgccagcgctgggggctcggagctgaacatggaagtgacctttgagccctgccacctgggcaaagccaaggccacgctgcagctcagctctgcactgggcgggcagtactgcatcccactcatcggccttgcgctgccccctgaaccccagggccccttcctcatcccagccggcggcaccacctccatctccttcaggaacaTCTTCCCGAGGGCCACGGCGTTCCAGTATGCCGTAAAGCACCCGGCCTTCAGCGTAAGGGCCCCGGAGATGCTGCgcgccaagagcagcaccaccatcaccgtctccttcacgggcggccccgctcctgtcaccagcaggctg acagtgggatcgagcaccctcagcaagcttgcagacaacaccaagatGTGCGGTGCAGCCggcgcgctggagggaagggatggcatccagagggacctgcacatgctggagaggtggccagcctcatga
- the NLRC5 gene encoding LOW QUALITY PROTEIN: protein NLRC5 (The sequence of the model RefSeq protein was modified relative to this genomic sequence to represent the inferred CDS: inserted 3 bases in 2 codons; substituted 5 bases at 5 genomic stop codons), whose translation MAAQPHAGSRAEEGGGGRARRAAGAAAPRTFSAKPLRRRAASVSRRTALPLRPTDCAPPPLQSDDLDLDVVSAHSQLVEFLSHPPIWLLTTSQRFLPGVALNGLDEITNHKEKVSMLLGLLGEAGPATWEQFVQCLCMECDLPLDLETQLLSLAREAAVLPAGLFLRVHFDGLFSSMCEKDVKQQQLNAPKKYWHLLMDSVCXRYGSWRAAGAAAQEQMQPLAVNQAFVNLVXSQTSCLKERTQKSREDVADARKPEEYVDTAVKVSDLFCSVVPSCTTKVIFLFGKPGTGKTMLMHSICQKWVEGDLPQFLFTFLFEFRQLNLLXRNLTLKELLFDLFLQTEDSPDAVFQYLLENTCHTSIIFDGLDEFAANMDVSGSSEGRPTLTSCMSISEFFADLCHGKLLPGCTVLVTSXPMRLLDFLVTTVNLLAEIRGFDYEKIKEYASHYFHQHSFKEQAIAHLKNSIKLLNMCHIPPLCYVACNCLEYLLLKHQMNVELPXTMTQFYIKTFLIFINKQQGEHEGGEEAELHCNKKAILGLXDLAMKGLEEKKLVFYTGEIPEHMKEFASLHGLLTTFEVKMSGACPEVGCAFVQLSLQDFFAALCLMISKRMDKNYLRXKFFFLSGLLSKERRTFLILPAEQDEAWMQDKQDVILQFLKKLAATNLTGPKVIELCHCTFETQDLKVVQHIWSLLNFKCEFKNFRLTALDMLALLFVMNLGQGLTRLDFTGCLVDIDCLEILVSCKNVEDLSLSSNSLSLDAVLTLAKEVITCQNATELLVRKDTVIICFSGPSVKVPRSLDLRWEENKEQVIPTRQVKLCLQDCSLSSQHAKEIVVMLRSCPCLSEME comes from the exons ATGGCGGCGCAGCCCCACGCCGGGAGCAGAGCTGAGGAAGGCGGCGGCGGCCGAGCCCGTCGCGCAGCCGGTGCCGCTGCCCCACGTACTTTCTCGGCAAAGCCGCTCCGCCGTCGGGCGGCTTCTGTTTCGAGGCGGACCGCGCTGCCGCTGCGACCGACCGACTGCGCACCG CCCCCACTTCAGAGTGATGATCTAGACCTGGATGTAGTCAGTGCCCACTCCCagctagtggagttcctcagccACCCTCCCATATGGCTGCTCACGACCTCCCAGCGCTTCCTCCCAGGAGTGGCCCTGAATGGCCTGGATGAGATCACCAACCACAAAGAAAAAGTCTCAATGCTCCTTGGCCTGCTGGGGGAGGCTGGCCCTGCCACCTGGGAACAATTTGTACAATGCCTCTGCATGGAGTGCGACCTCCCGCTGGACCTGGAGACACAGCTCTTGAGTTTGGCAAGAGAAG cagctgtgctgccagcaggactATTTCTGAGGGTACATTTTGATGGGCTGTT CAGCTCTATGTGTGAGAAGGatgtgaaacagcagcagctca ATGCACCTAAAAAGTACTGGCATCTCCTTATGGATTCTGTCTGCTAGAGATATGgaagctggagagcagcaggagcagcagcgcAGGAACAAATGCAGCCACTGGCTGTCAACCAAGCCTTTGTCAACCTTG ATTCTCAAACCTCCTGCTTAAAAGAGAGAACACAGAAATCCCGAGAGGATGTGGCAGATGCTCGTAAGCCAGAAGAATATGTGGATACAGCCGTGAAAGTATCAGATCTGTTTTGTAGTGTGGTCCCATCATGCACAACAAAGGTGATCTTTTTGTTTGGTAAACCAGGTACAGGCAAGACCATGCTAATGCACAGCATTTGTCAGAAATGGGTTGAAGGTGACCTACCtcagtttcttttcactttcctgTTTGAGTTTCGGCAGCTGAATTTATTATAAAGAAATTTGACTCTGAAGGAGCTTTTGTTTGACCTGTTCCTTCAGACAGAAGACAGCCCTGATGCAGTGTTCCAGTACCTGCTGGAAAATACCTGCCATACATCGATCATCTTTGATGGGCTGGATGAGTTTGCAGCTAACATGGATGTGTCAGGCTCTTCTGAGGGAAGGCCAACCCTTACTTCCTGTATGTCCATATCTGAGTTCTTTGCAGACCTCTGTCATGGGAAGCTCCTGCCTGGGTGCACAGTGTTGGTCACCAGCTGACCTATGAGACTACTTGACTTCTTAGTAACCACAGTAAATCTGCTAGCAGAAATACGGGGATTTGACTATGAGAAGATTAAGGAATATGCTAGCCACTATTTTCATCAGCATTCATTCAAAGAGCAAGCCATTGCTCACCTGAAGAACAGCATTAAACTCCTCAACATGTGCCACATCCCTCCTCTGTGTTATGTTGCGTGCAACTGTTTGGAGTATTTGCTCCTTAAGCATCAGATGAATGTGGAGCTTCCTTAGACTATGACACAGTTTTATATCAAAACGTTTCTCATCTTCATAAATAAACAGCAGGGAGAGCATGAAGGTGGTGAGGAGGCTGAGCTGCACTGCAACAAAAAGGCCATTTTGGGTCT TGATCTCGCAATGAAAggcctggaagaaaaaaagcttgtaTTTTATACTGGAGAAATTCCAGAGCACATGAAGGAATTTGCTTCCTTACATGGATTGCTGACCACTTTTGAGGTGAAGATGAGTGGCGCTTGCCCAGAGGTTGGCTGTGCCTTTGTGCAATTGAGTTTGCAAGATTTTTTTGCGGCATTGTGTCTCATGATAAGTAAGAGGATGGACAAGAACTACTTGAGGTAGAAGTTCTTCTTCCTCTCAGGCCTGCTGTCGAAAGAACGCAGGACATTTCTCATACTGCCAGCTGAACAAGATGAAGCTTGGATGCAGGATAAGCAGGATGTAATCCTGCAGTTTCTCAAGAAACTGGCAGCCACTAATCTGACAGGGCCTAAGGTCATTGAGCTCTGCCATTGCACTTTTGAAACACAAGACCTCAAAGTAGTCCAGCACATCTGGAGCCTGCTGAATTTCAAGTGCGAGTTCAAAAACTTTAGACTGACAGCCCTGGACATgttggctttgctttttgtcATGAACTTGGGCCAGGGTTTGACTCGTTTGGATTTTACAGGATGTCTCGTGGACATTGACTGTTTGGAAATTCTGGTCAGCTGTAAAAATGTAGAGGACTTGAG TCTGAGCAGCAACAGCCTTTCCTTGGATGCTGTTCTCACTTTGGCAAAAGAAGTCATCACTTGTCAGAATGCTACTGAGCTGCTTGTCAG GAAGGACACTGTGATTATATGCTTTTCTGGTCCATCTGTGAAAGTTCC CAGATCTTTGGATTTGAGGTGGGAGGAGAATAAAGAACAAGTAATTCCAACTAGACAAGTGAAGTTATG CTTGCAGGACTGCAGCCTGTCTTCCCAACATGCAAAGGAGATTGTTGTCATGCTGCGGAGCTGTCCCTGTCTCTCTGAAATGGAGTAA